Within Xyrauchen texanus isolate HMW12.3.18 unplaced genomic scaffold, RBS_HiC_50CHRs HiC_scaffold_917, whole genome shotgun sequence, the genomic segment accctcgtgttgttccaaacaagtttGACTTACCAAGTCTTACATACTTCCACCATTGCAACATATTTTCCATGGAAGTAAAATAAGTCAAACCGGTTTGGATCTTGAGTTAGTAAATGATTGCAGAACGTGCATTTTTATATTGAACTATCCCAGTTTAAATGGCCTGTATCTGTGTAAGGCAAATGCAAAGATACCAGCAGAACATTCCTAACGCAAACACGCTCATTTTAAATCAGCGGTAAAAGAAGTCCTAAGAGTTGAAGAACAACTTGAATCTTTTCTGCATCTTCATCGTCTCACAAAAGTGCATGAAAGTTGATGtaaatattaatgtatatattatGCATACAGCACAGTCCAATCAGAAGAAGGCATCCTGCATCCACAGATCTCCAAACATATGgcattatgggtaatgtagttcaagCGACTGGAGGTATGTGAGAGGCGGGGCTCACTTTCTTTTTATACAGTTCGTTTTGTGCAATCACAACAGTGCAGTGCTCAGCCAATCACAGCGGAGGCAAGAGAGAGAGCGGCCAATCACATATCCGACCACAGCACGGCCTTGCTGCCTTTCTCAACGCTGGCCACATACGCACCCGATGGAGACCAGGACACTGAATTTATGGCAGAACTACAACAAAGGGCAGAAAGACAGGAAGTTAGTTTATGATCATGTGTAGCTTGTGTAGTTGTAGGTTGTTGGAATAGTACTCGTGCTATCGCAGTATGTTTACTGTGCGCATTACTTATAAAAACCACAATAAAAATACTAGATGAtgccagacacaaacacacacacacacacacacagacagacacacacacacacacacacagacagacatacacacacacacacacacacacacacagacagacacaaacagacagacacaaacagacagacacacacacacacacacacacaaacagacacacacacagacagacacacacacagacagacacacacacacacacacacagacagacacacacacacacacacacacagacacaaacagacagacacaaacagacagacagacacacacacagacagacacacacacacagacacacacacacacagacagacacacacacacagacagacacacacacacacacacagacagacacacacacagacacacacacacagacagacagacagacagacacacacacacaaacagacagacaaagacacaaacagacacaaacacaaacagacacacacacacacacacacagacagacacacacacacagacagacacacacagacagacacacacagacagacacacacacacacacacacacagacacacacacacacacacagacacacacacacacacacagacacaaacagatagacacgcacacacagacagacacacacacagacacaaacagacagacagacacacacacacacacacacacacacacacacacacacacacacacacacacacacacacacacacacacacacagacagacacaaacagacagacagacacacacacacagagacagacacagccacacacacacagacagacagacacacacacacaaacagacaagtgtgtgattgtgtgtgtgtgtgcgtgtaagtgtgtgtgtgtgcgtgtgtgtgtgtttgagtgtgtgcgtgtgtttgagtgtgtgtgcgtgtgtgtgtgcgtgtgtgtttgagtgtgtgtttgagtgtgtgcgtgtttgagtgtgtgtgtgcgagtgtttgagtgtgtgtgtgcgtgtgtttgagtgtgtgtgcgtatgtatctgtgtgtgtgcgtatgtatctgtgtgtgtgtgtgcgcgcgcgtgtgtgtgtgtgtttgagtgtgtgtgtgtgtgtgtgtgtgtttgagtgcgtgtgtttgagtttgtgtgtgcgtgtgtgtttgagtgtgtgtgtgtttgagtgtgtgtgtgcgtgtgtgtttgagtgcgtgtgtttgagtttgtgtgtgcgtgtgtgtttgagtgtgtgtgtgtttgagtgtgtgtgtgcgtgtgtgtttgagtatgtgtgtgtttgagtgtgtgtgtgtttgagtatgtgtgcgtgtgtgtgtttgagtgcgtgtgtttgagtttgtgtgtgtatgtatctgtgtgtgtgtgtgtttgagcgtgtgtgtgtgtgtatgtgtgtggctcACCTGTGACCCTTATCAAGAGTTTTCTCTAGTTTGCCTGTGAGAACGTTCCAAATGTACAGAACACCGTCTGCAGATCCGGCTGCCACGTAACGGCCATCAGgactgaaacaaacacacatgttggtgtACGGTGTACTACTTCAGAAGTGTACTAGCAATCCATAATAGCAGTCAAGCCTTAGAATTCATCCAGTTATACCATTatatgatgatgaaattaaattacaattaagTGTGTTTTTGCAGCATTCATGAGAGCATGTGTCGGTCACTGGAGGTATGCACACTTATTACATCATGTCAGGCTCTTACCTAAAGGTCACGCGGGTGAAGTCAGAACCACACTTAAAACCTTGAGCACTGTAGAGGAAGACGAGGAAGAGAAATATAAAAGTTATTCTGTGAAAGTCaaattagaaaaatacatttaaaaaaaaaatatatatatatatatttattttttgtcattagaCATCTGtcattcttaaatgtaagaatgaCAGATGTAAACATATTATTAACGAGTAAATCATCGGACAATCCAAAGCGCACCTCAATGTTTGTCGCACTGCATTCCTGCGCAGATCGATTATTTTCATGAGGTCGTCACGTGAACAGGCCAGAAGATCTGTCCGGTCATGATTGAGGTCCAAAGACGTTACGCGTCCCAGCAACTCTAACTCACATACAGTACTCTccgctctacacacacacacacacacacacacacacagataagtatacaaacacacacacacacacacacacacacacactcacagagataagtatacaaacacacacacacacacactcacacagagataagtatacaaacacacacacacacacacacacagagataagtatacaaacacacacacacacacacacagagataagtatacaaacacacacacacacacacagagataagtatacaaacacacacacacacacacagagataagtatacaaacacacacacacacacacacagagataagtatacaaacacacacacacacacacacagagataagtatacaaacacacacacacacacacactcacagagataagtatacaaacacacacacacacacacacagagataagtatacaaacacacacacacacacacagagataagtatacaaacacacacacacacacacagagataagtatacaaacacacacacacacacactcacagagataagtatacaaacacacacacacacagactcacagagataagtatacaaacacacacacacacacacacacacacacacacacacacacacacacacagagataagtatacaaacacacacacacacacacacactcacagagataagtatacaaacacacacacacacacagagataagtatacaaacacacacacacacacacacacacacacacacactcacagagataagtatacaaacacacacacacacacacacactcacagagataagtatacaaacacacacacacacacactcacacagagataagtatacaaacacacacacacacacacactacacagagataagtatacaaacacacacacacacacacacacagagataagtatacaaacacacacacacacacactcacagagataagtatacaaacacacacacacacacactcacacagagataagtatacaaacacacacacacacacacactcacagagataagtatacaaacacacacacacacacacacacagagataagtatacaaacacacacacacacacactcacagagataagtatacaaacacacacactcacagagataagtatacaaacacacacacacacacacacagagataagtatacaaacacacacacacacactcacagagataagtacacaaacacacacacacacacacacacacacacacacacacacacacacacagagataagtatacaaacacacacacacacacacacactcacagagataagtatacaaacacacacacacatacacacacacacacacacacacacacacagagataagtatacaaacacacacacacacacacacacagagataagtatacaaacacacacacacacacacacactcacagagataagtatacaaacacacacacacacacacactcacagagataagtatacaaacacacacacacacacacacacacacacagagataagtatacaaacacacacacacacacacactcacagagataagtatacaaacacacacacacacacacacacagagataagtatacaaacacacacacacacacacacacacacacacacacacacagagataagtatacaaacacacacacacacacacacacacacacacacacacacacacacacacacagataagtatacaaacacacacactcacagagataagtatacaaacacacacacacacactcacagagataagtatacaaacacacacactcacagagataagtatacaaacacacacacacacacagagataacaCATGGGcagaaacacagacacagacacacacagacaaacacagacagaaagacagacagacagacagacacacacagacaaaaacaaacagacacagatGCAGAcaaagaatgacacacacacacacagacagaaacacacacacacacacacacacacaggaagatacagacacacacacacagccacataaaagacagacaaacacacaaagacagacagacacacagaaacaaacatatagacagacacaaacagacagacagacacaaacagacagacagacacatgcgcacacacacacacacacacacacacacagacagaaacacacagagagacacaaatacacacagacagacagagagagagacagacacacacacacacagaaagacatacaaacacacaaacagacacacacagagacacatgagcacacacagacagaaacacacagacacacaaacagacagacacaagtacacacagacagacagagagacagacacacacatacagaaagacatacagacacaaacacacagacacacacacacacagaaagacacacacacacaaacaaacagacacacacagacagtcagacacaaagacacacacacacaaacaaacaaacacagacacaaatactcacacacacacaaacaaacacacagagacacagacacaaacacacacacacccatacacagacacaaacacatacagtaacagacacacacagataaaaacacagaccaaaacagacacaaagacagacacacacacacagatacacagacagaaacacacagacgcacacagatacacagacagacacacatacacacacagatacacagacagatacacatacacacacagacagacacacacagacgcacacagacacacagacagacacacatacacacacagacagacacacacacacactaacaaacaaagacacaaaaaagacagacgcacacagaaacaaacagacacgcacacacagacagacacagatagacagacaaaaacagacagacagacacaaacaccaaaacagtcaaaaacagacagtcacacacgcacatacacacacaaacacagacagacacacacagacagagatacagacacacacagagacagacagacagacatacaaacagtcacacacagacagaaatacaaacacagacagacacacacacacacagacagacacataaatagaaacacaaacagacagacacagacacacacacacggagagagacacagatacacacacaaacaaacagagagaaacacaaacaaacacagacagacagtcacacacagacacagaaacacacacagaatgacacacacacagacagacacacaaacaaacacagacacacacagccacacaaaaaacagacacacacacacacagaaacacacagatagacagacagaaagacagacagacagacacacacacagacacagacagacacagacaaaaacaaaaacagacagacacagatgcacacaaagaatgacacacacacacacacacagacagaaacacacacagacagacagacagacacacacacacacacaggaagacacagacacacacacacacacacacacacacacacacacagccacataaagacagacacacacacaaagacagacagacacacagaaacaaacatatagacagacaaaaacagacagacagacacacacacagagagacacatgcgcacacacacacacacacagacagaaacacacagacacacaaatacacacagacagacagagagacagacacacacatacagaaagacatacacacacaaagaaaaacatacacacacacaaacagacagacacacacatgcacacacacacacagacagacagaaacacagacacacaaacagacagacacaaatacaaacagacagacagagagagagacagacacacacaaacaaacagacacacacagacagtcagacacaaagacacacacaaacaaacaaacacacagagagacacagaaacacacaaacaaacacacagagatacagagaaagacaaaaaaagacagacacacaaacaaatacagagACAGAAGCAtaaaagacagacaaacacacacacacagacagaaagacagaaacacacagagacagagagacacacacaaacacagacagaaacacacacagacacacaaacagacagacacacacacacagatagacaaaaacagacacacacagagagagacacaaacacacacagacacacaaacagacagacacacacacacagatagacaaaaacagacacacacagagagaaacacaaacaaacacacacagacagtcacacacagacacagaaacacacacagaatgacacacacacacacacacacagaaacacagacacaaaaagccagacacgcgcacacacacacacacacacacacacacacacacagatagacagacacaaacagacagacacacacacagacaaacacagacacacacacagacagacagaaagacagacagacagacacacacacacacagagacagaaacaaagacatactcacacacaaatacagacagacacaaaaacaaacacagacatataaaagacagacacacacatgggcagaaacacacagacacacagacaaacacagacacacagaaagacagacagacagacagacacacacacaaacacacacagacacaaacacagacaaaaacaaaaacagacagacacagatgcacacacagaatgacacacacacacatagacagacagacagacagacacacacacacaggaagacacagacacacacacacacacaaaaacaaaaacacagacacacacacacacacagccacataaaagacagacagacacacacacaaagacagacagacacacagaatcaaacatatagacagacacaaacatatagacagacacaaacatatagacagacacaaacagacagacagacacaaacaaatagacagacacacacagagagacacatgcgcacaaacacacacagacagaaacacacagacagacacaaatacacacagacagacagacagagagacagacacacacatacagaaagacacacacacacagacaaacacacacaaagacaaaaacagacagagagacagaaacacacagagaccgacagacacacacaaacacagacagaaacacacacagacacacaaacagacagtcacagataaaaacaaagacagacacaaagacacacacaaaacagacagacacagggacacacacacacacacacacacacagacacacacaaacacaaacacacacacacacacagagacacacagaaagacacacacgtatacagacagacaaacagacagacacacaaacacacacagacagaaacagacatactcacacacaaatacagacagacacagaaacacacacacatacaaaaacaaacacagacagacacagatgcaCACAAAGAATGACACAAACACATGGGCAgaaacacagagacagacacacacaaacacagacacacacacacacagaccgacagaaagacagacagacagacagacagacacacacacacacacacacaaacacagagacagaagcataaaagacagacaaacacacacagacagaaacagacagaaggacaaaaacagacagagagacagaaacacacagagacagacagacaaacacaaacacagacagaaacacaaacacacagtcacagataaaaacacagacagacacaaagacacacccacacacaaaacagacagacacacacacacacacacacacacacacacacacacacacacagacagagatacaaacagacacacacacacacacacacacacacacacagagacagagatacaaacagacacacgcacacacacacaaacacacacaaacagaaagacagacagatacaaacggacacacacacacacagagacacacagaaagccacacacacatacagaaagacagacacaaacagacacacaaacacacacacagaaagacaagacacacacaacaaaacacatacagaaagacaaagacatacagacacaaacagacagacatacagacagacacacacgcacagacacagaaacagacaaacacacacacagacagacagacacagatacacacacagacacacaacgacacacacagaatgacacatacacacacagacccacacataaagacacatacacatacagacagacagacagaaagacaaacacacacatacagaaagacataaagacacaaacagacagacacacacacacacacacacacacagacacgcacacacaaacagaaagacagacagacacacacacacacacacgcacacacacacagacagacagacaaacacacagagagagagagagacacacacacacatacagacacaaacacacaaaaacagacagacagacacacacacacacacacagaaaaacacacacacacacaaacagacagacacacacacagaaagacacacacacatacagacagacacaaacagacacacaaacacgaagacaaacagacagacagtcacagacacacacagatacaaacacagacagaaacagacacaaaaagacacacagatacacagacagacagacagacacagatacacaggcacacacacacagagacaaacacacacacacattgagacagacacacaaacaaaaacacacacacacaaaaacaaaaacagacagacacagatgcacacacagaatgacacacacacagacagaaacacacacacagacaaacagacagacacacacacacacaaaaacaaacacagacacacacagccacataaaagacagacacacacacaaagacagacagacacacacaaacacacacacacacacaaacatatagacagacacaaacagataagacacacacacacagaaacacacacacaaacagacagacacagataaaaacacagacagacacatacagaaagaaatacagacacaaacagacacacaaacacacacacacacagacagacagacagacacacaaagagacagacagacacacacagaaagacaaacacacacacacacaaacatacagacacaaatatacacacacacacacacacacatacacacacacaaagacagacaaacagacacacagccACATAAAAGACAGAAGCACACAcgcacaaagacagacagacacaaacagacaagacacacacacagatagacagacacagacagccaCATAAAAGACAGAATTACACACGGGCAGAAacacagagatagacagacacacacacatgcgcacacacacacacacacacacacaaacaaagacagaaacacacaaatatagacatacacacacacagacatagaaac encodes:
- the LOC127642846 gene encoding autophagy-related protein 16-1-like; protein product: MLLSLVCVCVCLYTYLCVCVCVCVCRAESTVCELELLGRVTSLDLNHDRTDLLACSRDDLMKIIDLRRNAVRQTLSAQGFKCGSDFTRVTFSPDGRYVAAGSADGVLYIWNVLTGKLEKTLDKGHSSAINSVSWSPSGAYVASVEKGSKAVLWSDM